GATATCCAGCCCCTTCAAGAACCGTCTGCAGCAGGACCCGGGACGTAACCGAGTCCTCCACGACGAGGATACGCCGCCCCGTCTCTCCCGGGAGTGCCGGGGGAGGTGCCGACCGGTCCGCCTGCATCGCGTCCTGGATCAGCTCGAGGGGGTCGAGAACGAGCGCCACGCTCCCGTCCCCGAGGATCACGGCTCCCTCGATCCTTCGGACGGAACGGAGCTGGCTCCCGAGCGGCCGGACGACGATCTCCTGCACCCGGATAACCTCGTCGACCATGCACCCGATCTGCCCTGCCCCGTATGCGATGATGACGAGGGGTGTTGGACGCGACGGGTCGTAAGAGCCGGAGCGGGAGTACTGAAGGTGCGACTCGCGGTGGGCGGCGCGCCCGGAGCGGGAGCACTGAAGGTGCGACTCGCGGTGGGCAGCACGCCCGGAGCGGGAGCACTGAAGGTGCGACTCGCGGTCGGTGGGAGCGGTTGCCCCTCGTTCTCCAGGGTCATGAGAGCCGGATGGAGGGATACCCAGGGCATCGGTGAGCTGGATGACCTCGATCGTCTCCCCTGAAAGCCGGATCGTCGGTCGGCCCCTGGAGAGGACCAGGGAGCCGGGGCGAATCCGGAGGACCTGCTTGACCTGCTGCATCGGAAGGACGTACACCTGCTTCCCGGAGCGGACGAGCAGCCCGCGGAGGGTGGCCATCCTGACCGGAACGAAGAAGGTGATGGAGGTCCCTCGTCCGACAGCCGAGGAGACCGTCACCTCTCCCCCGAGACGGGATACGGTATCCTCCACGATCGCAAGCCCGAGCCCTCTCCCCGAGAGGTCGGTGACGATCCGGCTCGTCGTCATCCCCGACCTGAAGATGAGCCAGATCGCCTCGCTGTCCGTGAGGCCCTCGTCCTCATCCTCCGTGATCACCCCGTTCTCGACGGCGGTTCTCCGTATCGCGCTGCTGTCGATGCCGGCGCCGTCATCGGCCACCTCGATGCCGACCCTGCTGCCGGAGCGGGGAAAGACCCGGATCCGCACGGAACCGGTGGCCGGTTTCTTTCGGGTTAGCCGGATATGTGGATCCTCGATGCCGTGGTCGATACTGTTGCGGATAAGATGCATGACGGGCTCTTTCAGCGCATCGAGAATGCGCCGGTCCACCTCGATCTCCCCCCCCTCGATGGTGAGGTCAACCGATTTTCCCGAGGTTCGGGAGAACTCTCTCACGAACGCGGAGAACGGTGTGAGCATGCTTGAGGCCGGGAGCAGCGCGGCATCGTGGATCAGATCGGAGATCTCGGAGGTGCTCGTCTTGAGTGCCGACTGGTCGATCTCCATGGCACGGAGATGCGTGGCGAGGTCGTGCTGCAGGTAGGTCACGAACTCCCGGTTGTACTCCAGGAACTCGACCGCCCGCTGGAGCGGCAGGACAAGGTCGGGTGGGATCGCTGCCTTCTCCTCGCCGAAAACCTTCCTGCGGATCAGGTATAGGTCGTTGAACGCCTGTGAGTGGTTCCACTGCCAGAGGGCAAAACGGGCCGTCATCTCCTCAAGTTCGCGTATTCGCTGCGTGATGAAGAGCCGTGCCGTGAGGAGATTGTCGGCCCCGGTGGTGAGCCGGTCGAGTTTGTGGGCCGCAATCCGCACCGTGCCCCCGTCCGGTCCCGGCCCGGCCGGCTCGGCACCGTTACGGACCCCTGCCGTGTCGGGGGCGTGGCTCTCCCGGAAGGCCGGGCCCGGTTCGTCCCGCCGGTCGTCCGGGGGACCATTCCCGAAAGCCCTGTCGTCACGGCTCTCTTCGGCCGGCCTCTTCCTGCCGGGAAGGGCCCGGAGCGCCCCGTTGATCTCCGCCGGCGAGATACCGGGTCTCTCTCCGCGGAGAAGCGCCTTCACGACCGCAAGTGTCCGGTGGAAGAGATCGAAGTCGTCCACGCCGGGTGTGTACTCGCCCCGTTTCACCAGGGAGAAGACAGTCTCGAGGTTCTGGCAGAGTGACTCGATCTCCCGGAGGTTAACCGCACGTGCCGCGCCCTTCAGACTGTGGATCCTGCGGTAGACCGACTCGATCAGTTCGGGCGTCGGCCCCGCCTTCTCAAGCTCGATCAGCCCTTCGGTGATTGCTTCAAGGTACTCGTCCGCCTCCTCGCGGAACGTCTCGAGGAGACGGGCACGGAATACATCGTCCGATCCGGTCATGGCAGGTCGTGTTAGACCCGGTACTGCTGGGTGATCCTCTTCAAGCGGTCACCGAGCTCGTGCAGGTCTCCGGCAGTCTTCTCCGCCTTGTGAGTGGTTTCAAGGTTCTTCTGTGCCGCGTCGCGAATATTCTCCATCGCGCGGGAGATCTGGTCGACCCCCGATGCCTGCGTCTGGATCGAGGCGGCGATCTCGATGACCTCCTGCGAGGTGTCTGCTATCGACCGGGCGAGCACTTCGATCGCTTCCTGCGCGTTGCTCGTCAACCGGGCTGCATCCGCGACGGATCGTATCCCCTGCTCGGTCGAGACCGCAGTCGAGGAGACCCCCTGCTGAATGTCGGTGAGGATGACACGGATGTTTGAGGTCGCCTTCTTCGACTGCTCGGCGAGGTTGTGAATCTCGTTCGCGACGACTGCAAACCCTTTCCCGAACTCCCCGGCCTTTGCGGCTTCGATAGAGGCGTTCACCGCGAGCAGGTTGGACTGTTCGGAGATATCGGTCACGGTCGCGATGATCTCGCCGACGGCCTGGCTCTGTTCCGAGAGCCGGATGACATTCATCCGGACGATATCCATCTGCCGCTGGATCTGGTTCATACCCTCCAGGATCTCACGCACGGACTTCTGGCCGTCCTTTGAGACGTCGAGCGCCCGCATTGCCTTCTCGGAGACGCCTTTCGTCTTCTGGTTCACCAGTTCGGTCTTCTTCCGGACGCTCTCGACCGAATCCGAGGTCTCGTTCACCGTTGCGGCGGTCTGCGAACTGGCCGCGGAGAGCTGGGTCGTGACCGCCAGGATCTCGTTCGATGCCAGAGAGAGCACCGAGACCCCTTCGTAGAGTTCCTCGCTGATCAGTTTCATCAGCCGCGAGAGTTCGATCCCAATGGTATTGAGGGCGTCACGGTAAGCGACAAACTCCCCGGCAACCGGGATCTTCTCGTCGAACCGGGCGGTAAAGTCGCCGGAAGCATAGAATCGCGCAAGCCGCATCGCCTCGTTCACCGGTTCCGTTATCGATTCAAGGGTCTTGTTGAACCCGGCGATGATCATCCGGTATCCGCCGCGGAACGCCTTCTCATCCCCGCGAATGGAGAGGTCGCCTGCGCGGGCGGCGTCCGTGAGTTTGAGCGTCTCTTTATGGAGATGGTCGAGGGACTGGACCATCAGCGCGAGCGCGGGGCGGATCTCGTCGCCTTCATCGGTGACCGGGAACTCCTGGACATACTCGCCGAGGGCGATCTTCTTCAAGTTCCCGACGACGTTCGTCTGGAGGTCGCCGGCAAACTCATCCATCGTTTTAGCCATGACCCCGATCTCGTCCTGCCGCTTGATGTTGAGCCGGGCGGAGAGGTGCCCGTTGCGGAGCTCTTTGAGCATCAGCACGACCTGCTGCAGGGGCTCAGAGATCGAACGGCCGAAGAGGATGGCTATGGCGACACCGATGGCGATGGATGCGAGGACGACGACGATGATCGTATTCCTTATGGTATCTATCGGTCCGGTGAAGTCGGAGAGTTCGGCACGCGAGACGATGTGCCAGTCGAGCGGCTCGAAATAGGTATAGGCGTCGATGATGTCGGTGCCGTCGATCTCGTGGCGGATGACCCCGACCTTATTCTCGAGCATCTCCTGGACGAAGTCCTCGTCGGACCAGTTCTCTCCTTCGAGGGACGGATGCACGAGCAGCTGGCCGTTGCTGTCGATGACGAACATGTAGCCGTTCTGGCCGATGACCGTCTCCCTGAGGCTTGCCTTGACGACGTCAAGCGTCTCCTCCTCCTCGGTTCCGACGAAGAGAACCCCTACCGTCGTGCCGCTGCTGTCCTTTATCGGTTCGTATGCGGTGACGTAGCGCTTGCCGAAGAGGTCTCTGCTCCCGTAATAGGTCTCCCCCTGGTTCACCACGACATCGTAGACGTTCTGGGTCAGTTCGGTTCCGACTGCCCGGGTACCGTCGGTCCCGATGACGTTCGTGGATACCCGGACGGCATGGTCGTCATACACCTGGAAGACCGTCGCTGCGCCGCCGACCAGGGACTGCACCTGATCGACGATCTCGAAGTTATCGTTGATGACGTACGGATCGCCGCCGTCGTTCACCAGCGTCAGTTTCCCGTCGATGATCTCGGGGGTGCCCCGGGCGTAAAAGTTCTCCCGGAGGACGTTGAGGTCGCTGTTCACCTTATTGCGCGTGAGTTTGTAGACATCGTTGGTCCATCCCCTTGCGTCGTGCACCTGCGTCTCGAGCAACGTCTCGATCTGGTCGTTGATCACACCGCTCGAACTGGTATACGCTACTATGCCGAGCATAAGCGTCGGGATGATCGCCAGAAACAGGCAGATGACGAGGATCTTCGTCCCGACTTTCATGTCTGAAAAAAATGTGAACATACTACTTCCGTTCCACTCGCTCTTGTACGCCTGAATAGATTGATCTGCACTTCGGGTTAAATAATGATCCGTCCGTAAAAGAACGATTCCTGGCGAGCTTTCTGCATAACGACCGGATAAAGTGGCGTTACTTCCTGGTTTCGTTTATCACCATCGCGGGATCGGCAAGGATCGCCGCCGCGTCAAGGACGATCACCGATCCGTCTGTAGCGCCCAACAGGTAACGCCGTTCGATAGGTGTCATGCCGGGGTCTACGGGGGAGAACTGGTCGGTCGGCCTGATGCCGATATCCGTGATATAGTCTGCAAGGATTCCGAAGGTTACCGTTCCGTCGGTCAGAACGATGACCCGGTTGAGGTCTGTCAGCCCATGCTTCGGGATCGAAAAAAGCGTGCGGAGATCGACGATGGAGATGATCTCTCCCCTGACCGTACAGATCCCGGCGATGAAGTCGGGCACCCCGGGAACCGGGGTGATCTCACGGATGATGAAGACTTCCCGGATGTACTGCGTCTTGATGGCGTATTCCTGGTTGGCGAGGCGGAACGTGAGGATCTCCGAGAACGAGGTTTCAGGCGGCTCCTCCTCCGGCTGCGCGAACGCTCGCGCCCGGGCCGCGAGGATAGCCCCGGCTCTCCCGGGATCACAGGAAGGCTCCTCCCCGCCGGTTCCGACCGCGCCCGGGAGGGGGAGCTGCCCGTTCTCTTCCGCCGCAAGGAATGCGGAGAGATCGTAGATGAGAACCGTTCCGTTGTCCGCCACCAGAACACCCGGAGAGGAGGAGATGTCGCCGTCGGGCGGGAGCGGCACCGTGCTCTCCTGCACCCCCTTCACCCTGTCCACCCAGAGGGCTACGCAGTCAGGACCGGGATGCGCGATGATGAGGGCGTCGGTGGGGAGGGGAGGGCGGTCGGGGAGCCCGAGGAGCATCCGGAGCGAGTAGACCGGGACGGTCCTGCCGTGCAGGTTCATGGTCCCCGCTCCTCCCCTGCGGTTGCCTGCTTCGGGCCGGAGTTCCACCATGCCGACGACCTGCCGGGTCTCGGCGAGAGGGAGCGCACAGGCTATCCCCTCAACGGTGAAGGACAGAAGGTGTGTCATGGCGGATCACCGGATGTTCGAAGGTTGGTCCGGAGCGGATAAAAGGTTACGGGGGCCTGCCGGTCAGAGCCTGGTGAGTTCGATACCCCCGTTCGAGGTGGTGACGGTGATCGTCGGCCCCCCTTCGCCGAGGGTGCCAGAGACCCGGGTTCCCGACGACTCGTCAAGCAGGAGCGGGAGGTCGCTTGCCACGATCCTGCCGTTTGAGGTGGTGGCGACCACCCGGGCATCCAGGCTCTCTGCGAGCCGGAGCGTGACGGCGCCGTTGCTCGACGATACCGCCACGTCCCCCCGGACGGCAGGAATCTCGGCAGATATCGGGCCGTTCGAGGTTCGCAACTCTGCGATCCCTCCGGCCTCCTCCACCGTGATGGGGGCGTTGCTGGTCCTTGCGGTGACGTACCCTTCGGCGCCCCGCACCTCGATCCCGCCGTTCGAGGAGGCTGCCGTGAGATCGCCGCCGGGAGCGCCGTCAACCCGCACGGGGCCGTTCGACGTCCGGAGTTCCGTTCCGTTCACCAGCACTCCGGAGAGATCGATGGGGCCGTTCGAACTCTCGACCCGCTGCAGGACGACGGTGGGCGGCAGGTGTATCGTGTAGTCCACGCTCACCTGCGGGTTGAACGCGGTATGCACTGTCTCGATCCGGAGAGGATCGCCCTCCGTCACCTCTATCCGGACCTTCGCGAGTTCACCCTGGCCGTAGACGGACCGTTTGACCGCACTGACGGCGACGCTCTCCCCCTCCCGGACGTCTACGTTCACGCCCCCGTTCCGGTTGATCACGACGACACCGCTCTCCGGCTCAACCGTGACCGTCCGGTCGAACTCCTCCGTCGACTCGAGCCCCGGCACCCCGACGCACCCGGGGAGAATGGCGAGGACGGCGAGGACGGCGAGAGCCAGCAGCGCATATACGGTTCCCTGCATGGTTGTCCTTCTCTGTGGCCGCCCGTTATGTAACTATCGCCGTCTCAAACGTCCGGCGGGCGAGGAGGTACATCACCGCCGCAAAGGCCACGAGGTAGGCGAACGATGCGAGGACGTCGGTCGTGGTGGAGGAGTAGTGGGCACCGACGGCGAAGAAGTCGTTTCCGAGGGCGAAGTAGCGGACCCCGTTGACCAGGTGGGTGAGCGGGTTGTAGATCGAGAGAGCCTGTAAGAGCGGCGGGAATGCCTGGATCGGGTAGAGGGCGTTCGAGACGAAGAAGAGCGGCAGGGTGAGGAGCGTGATGACCCCCTGCAGGCCTTCCGGGCTCTCGAGGCGCATCGAGATGGTGGAAGAGAAGAGGAGGAATCCGAGTGAGAAGACGCCGACGAACGCGAATATGCCGAGGACAGAGAGGGCGATCTGCGTGGCCGAAAACCCGGGGAAGAACCGGACCCCGAGGAGGAGCCCGAACGCCATGATGATCGTCACCTGGATAAACGACTTCGTCATCCCCGAGAGGCTGACCCCCAGCATGATGTGGGTCCGGGGCATGGGGCTCGCGAGCATCTCCCGCATCAGGCCCCAGTTCTTATCGAAGAGGAGGCTGATCCCTCCAAAAAGACTCGTAAAGAGGGTCGTCATCGCGATCACCCCGGCGGCCATGAAGGTGAGGTAGTCGACCGGGACGACGCCTGCCGGGACCGGGATGGCGGAGGCGAACCGGTCGAAGTTCGAGGACATCGCGACGCCGAAGAACGCCATCCAGAGCGCCGGCTGCAGGAGCGATGCAAAGAGCTGCGTCCTGAACCGGACGAACCGGATCATCTCCCGCCAGTAGACGGTGAGGAACTCCCATGCCACCTTCCGTTCACGCCCCTGTATCCCGCAGTTCTCTCCCCGTGTAGTGGACGAAGACATCGTCCATCGTCGGTTTTTTCAGGTTCACGCTCGAGATCCCGATCCCGGCGCCCCGCACCGCATCGACGATCCGCGGGAGACAGTGGCTCCCGTCGGCCGAGATCGTGATCGAGAGGCCGCGGGGGGACGTGGTGATCGACCGGATCTCCCCGATCCCCCGGAGGGACTCGCGCGCTTTCCCGTCGTCCTCGGTCTCCAGGTAAACGACGTCCTCGCCGAGTGCGTTCTTCAGCTCCCCCGGGGTGCCGGAGACGATGATCTTCCCGCCGTCGATGATGCTGATCCGGTCGGAGAGCATATCGGCCTCCTCCATGTAGTGGGTCGTCAGGAATATCGTCGTCCCGGCCTCGTTCACCTGCCGGACGTATTCCCACATCCGCATCCGTGTCTGGGGATCGAGCCCCTGTGTCGGCTCATCGAGAAACAGGACTTCCGGCCGGGTCATCAGCCCCCTGGCGATCTGGAGCCGCCGTTTCATGCCTCCGGAGAGGTTCTTCGTCCGCTCGTCCCGTTTGGAGCCGAGTTCCACGACCCTGAGCAGATCGTCGATCCGCCGCCGCCGTTCGTCCCGGGGAATGGCGTAGAGCCGCCCGTGAAACTCCATCGTCTCCCAGACGGTAAGGTCACGGTCGAGCACGTCTTCCTGGAAGACGATGCCGATAGCCTCCCTGACCCTCCCGGGCTCTCGCGCGACGTCGTGGCCGGCCACCCGCACCGTACCTTTCTGGAGGGGGAGGAGCGTTGTCAGGATGTTGATGGTGGTGCTCTTTCCCGCGCCGTTGGGACCGAGGAATGAGAAGATCTCGCCTCTCCGGACGGTGAAACTGATGCCGCGCACCGCCGTAAAACTATCGAACGTATGTTCGAGGTCCCACACTTCGATGACATCGTCCCCTTCCATCGATCACCATCCGCTCCCTGCGGTCCTGCACCTCATGCACGGTGCCGTCATATCTCCCTTTCCCTCCCGGAACACGGCAGTCTGCCCGGAGGCGCGCGTTCCGTGTTCTCCTCTCCCCGTCGCACTCCGGAGTGCGGGTCCGGGTGGTAAATGCACTCCCGCATCCCTCCCGCGGCCGGCCCGGAATAGATATTCTGAAATACCAGAACTCCCACATCCATCCTCAGAGACGGAATGTGCGGCTGCTGCTTGCTCGCCTGCAGAGGCGATCTGAGGGCCCGATCCGGGTATAGCATCACTCCCGGCACCGGCGCGCCGGAACCCGGCGAGCGTGCGGGAGGGCGGCAGTGACCCCACCCCTCCGGGCGGTCTTCGCTCTCCTCCTCGTAGCGCTGACGCTTGTGACGGCGGCAGGCGGGCTCGTGGTCGACAACGCCGACCTGACCCCGGCAGAAGTGAAGCTCCTCTTTGCGATGCGGGAGTATACCCTGACCTACAACGAGTATGCCGACCGGCTGCCGGGATGGGTGACCGGCCCCTTCGAGGACGAGAAGGTCAACCTCTATGTCACGTCTCCCGACGGCGTGCTGGTCATCGGGATCACCTTTCATGACAGGAAGATCGTCCAGTTTGACGCGAAAGGCTGCCCGGACCCGATCGTCACGGTGACCACCGATTCTGGGACGGTGGAGGGGGTTATGGTCTCCGACCGACCGTTCGACACGTTCCGGGCGGCGATGCGGAACGGCACGGTCACGATCGAGGGGAACAACCTCCTTGGGGTGTTGCGGTCGGGGATGGTCCGGTTCGGGCTCTGGACGATGGACGTCCTCCGGTTGTGACGGAGCCTAAAAAGATATAGTTGACGGGCTGCCGCCCTCACAGCCCCACGAGGCGCATGCAGAACCCGAGGGTCAGCCCCGACATGGAGGATGTCGCCGAGAGGGCCGCGAGCACCGCGGCGTTCACCAGCGGGCCGGTCCTGAGCGGGGTGTAGGTCGGGTTGCACTGCAGTCGCCGCACTATCCTGAACGGTTTTGCGGTCGTCGAGATGGGGGATTTGTAACGTCTGATCCTCATGTGAACACCTCCTCGTGCCGGGTAGATATTATTTCCTGAGTGTCGATTGTTCCTCTGAATAATAATTATTGCGGTTTCACTCTCCGGAGGGGGGGCGGCGACAGCCGCTCCGGAGCAGGCAATCGACGGGGATGCGTCACTCCGGGATCAGGTGCGGATAGCCCCTGGGAACCCGGCCCGCGACAGGTTTATCCGTTCTCCGGGCGAGGGGGTCCCATAGATGCATCGATACGCAAAACTCCTCCTCTATGGGCTGCTGGCGTTCGCCGTCTTTGCCGGGGTCAGTTTCGCCGTCGGCGGGCGGGTGAACTGGGCGCTCGGGATAGCGACGGCCGCCGGGGTGATGATCGCGTACTTCTTCGCCGCTCTCCGGCGGGGGAGGTGAACAGGATGGCGCCGGGAGTGCGGGCAGAGTGGGAGCGGCTCCGGAGTGTGGCCGTCCACCGGCCGGGAATCGAGATGTTCTTCGGGCTGCTGGAACCGTATGCGGCGCTCTACGAACGGGCGTTCAGCCGCTACGAGGCCCGCCGGGAGCACGACGGTCTCGAGCGCACCCTCCGGGAGGAGTTCGGGGTCCGGGTGCTGCGGCTCAAGGAGACGATCCTCGATGCCGCCGACCGCGACCCGGCGGTACGCCGGCGGCTGGTCGATTGGGCGCACGAGACCGTCACCCTCCGGGGCGGCAGAAGAGAGGTGGCGGAGGCCCGCCGGAGCATGGAGCAGAACGCCGACGCCCTGGACTCGCTGCACTTCTTCACGCTCCTACTCTTGAATCCGGTCATCGACGTGGGGCGGGGGCGCGCCGGCGGTGGGGTGGACGTCCACATCCTGGAGCGCCAGCCGCTCGCAAACCTCTATTTCATGCGCGACCAGCAGGCGGTGACCGACTGCGGCCTCGTCGTCGCACGGCCGGCAAAACGGCAGCGTGCCCGGGAGCCCGAGATCACCCGGTTCCTCTGGGATATCCTCGGCATCCCCATCGCCGGAGCGGTCCGGGAGCCGGGGACGTTCGAGGGCGGGGACTTCATGCCGATGGGGGAGTTCGCTCTCGTGGGCACCGGAGACCGGACGAACCGTGCCGGGCTACACCAGTTTCTCGGCTTCGCTCCGGGGTTCGACGAGATCGGCGTGGTCCACCAGCCGGGCCACCCGCTCATCCCGGGCGACCGGCCCGACCCGATGGTCGATATGCACCTGGACACCTACTTCAACGTCGCGGGAAGCGGGGTGGTGATCGGATCCGTAGTCCTCCTCCGGAGGGCGCAGGTCGACGTCTATTGCCGGACGGACGGGGGCTACGAGTTGTCGGGCGAGGTCGCGAGCCTCTACGATTACATCCGGTCCAGAGGATTTTCAGTGATCGATCTCTCGATCCTGGAGCAGCTCTCCTACGCCGCAAATGTCCTCTGCGTCCGGGACGGGAGCATCCTCGCGGTGGAGGGGGAGCGGGTGATGCAGACGGTGCTCCTGAACCTGGAGCGGAAGGCCGCACGGGACCCGCAACGCTACGGGAGGCTTCTACGCCATGCTGAGGAGGACTACCGCCGGATCGGGAGCGCCGGAAGGTTCTTCCCGCACAAGGGGGAGTTCTCCCGGCACGGCATCGAGGTCTGTCCGCTCCACCTCGAGAACCTGACCGGGGGCTACGGCGGCCCCCACTGCATGACCTGCACGCTGGAGCGGGGGTGACGGGATGACGGGGAAGGCCGTGGTTATCGCGCTCGGCGGAAACGCTATCCTGCGGCACCGGGAGACGGGGACGGCCGAAGAGCAGTTCGCAAATGTCCGGAGAGCCTCGCGGCATATCGCGGGGATCGCGAGCGACGGATACGCCGTCGTCATCACCCATGGGAACGGCCCCCAGGTGGGTGATATCCTCCTCCGAAACGAGATCGCAAAGGATACCCTCCCGTCGATGCCGCTCGACGTCTGTGGGGCGGAGAGCCAGGGGATGATCGGCTACCTGCTCCAGCAGTCGATGCAGGAGGCCCTCGGCGAGGCCGGGCTCGACTGTCCGGTCGCGACGGTGCTCACCCAGACCCTGGTGGACAGCGACGATCCGGCGTTCGGGAACCCGGAGAAACCCATCGGGCCGTTTTATACGGCGATGCAGGCGAGACGGCTCCAGGAAGAGCAGGGCTGGCGGATGGTGCAGATCCCGGGGCAGGGCTACCGGCGGGTGGTGCCCTCGCCGCGCCCGGTTGCCCTCGTAGAGGAGCAGGCGATAGTCAGGCTTTTTTCGGCCGGGACGGTCGTGATCGCCGCGGGCGGCGGAGGTATCCCGGTGGTCACGGATTCAGGCGGCCGCCTCCGGGGCGTCGAGGCGGTGGTGGACAAGGACTACACCGCGGCGCTCCTCGCCCGGCTCGTCGGCGCCGGGGATCTCCTGATCCTGACCGACGTCGAACGCGTTGCCCTGAACTACGGACGGCCGGACCAGCGGGATATCGGCGAGATGACGGTCCTCGAAGCACGGGAGCATCTCGCGGCGGGGCAGTTCCCTCCCGGGACTATGGGGCCGAAGATCGAGGCGGCCGTTGGGTTCCTCGACGCAGGAGGGGGGCGGGTAACCATCGCATCGCTTGAAGAGGCCTCGCAGGCCCTCGCCGGCCTGGCCGGGACCCGGATCTGCCCGTAACCGGTTCTCCTCCCCAACACTTATATACTACATTCCCGAACTCCCGGCGGTGATGGAAGAATATGGCGGATAACTTCTGGACAGGTGTCATCGTCGGGTGGCTCGTGGGGCTCATTCTCGGCTTCCTGCTGCCGGTCATCGGACCGCTGATCGGCGGTTTCGTCGCCGGCTGGATGGTCAGGGGCGGCATAGGCAACGGCGCGAAGGCCGGGCTGTTTGCCGGCATCCTCGGTGCCATCGTCATCGCGGTGCTGCTTCTTCTCGGCGGCACGCTTCTCCTCGGGGCATTCGGGTTCATCGCGGGTCTCGGGACGTCGCTCGTCATCATCGTGGCGGCGTTCGTCTATCAGGGGCTTCTCTCCCTGATCGGCGGTGCCATCGCCGGAGCGATCCGGCGGTAAGACGGTAGCGCGGAGCAAACACCGGGGAGGGCGATCTCCCCGGCTCTTCTCGACCGGAGGCGGAATTGGCAGAAGGCAGGGGTTCATACTGGCTCTCCGCGCTTGTGGGGATCATCTTTATGCTCTTCATCAGCCCATTCTTCCCGGTGGTGGGCCCGATCGCCGGTGGGATCGTCGGCGGTTACCTCGGGCCCCCCGGGGCGGTCAGGGGCGCTCTCGGCGGGCTCCTGGACGGACTCATCGTCGCCGCGGTATTCTCGGTCATCGCCGTCGTCGGGGGGACGGCGTTTCTTGGCCCCGTCGGCACCCTCATCGGCCTCGGGATCGCTGTTCTTCTCTTTGCTCTCGCCCTCTACTTCGGGATTCTCGGTGCCGTCGGCGGTGCGATCGGTGGGGCGCTGAAAGCGTGGATGATGTCGCGCCGGATGGTTACGGGATGAGGCCCCCGATCTCCTCCTGGAGCCTTACTGCGATGCGGCAGCGGTACATCCAGAGGTAGGCGATCACCGCTGCGGTCTCGACGATGACGACGTACGCGACGATATGCCCGATCGATACGTCGTAAAGGATGCCCATCACGACGCTTCCTGCGAACCACGCCGTCCCGAAGACCGCGCTCACGGCGCCGTAGACCTTCCCCCTCCGGTCCGCCGCCGTGGACTCCGCGATCGATGCCCGAAGGGCGGTCTCGAAGATCCCGATTCCGGCCCCCCAGGCGAGCGATCCTGCGATCGCCACGCCCGGGTCGGGCGAGAAGGCAAGCAGAACCGTCGCGGTACTGAGGACAGGGATG
The genomic region above belongs to Methanoculleus oceani and contains:
- a CDS encoding hybrid sensor histidine kinase/response regulator — its product is MTGSDDVFRARLLETFREEADEYLEAITEGLIELEKAGPTPELIESVYRRIHSLKGAARAVNLREIESLCQNLETVFSLVKRGEYTPGVDDFDLFHRTLAVVKALLRGERPGISPAEINGALRALPGRKRPAEESRDDRAFGNGPPDDRRDEPGPAFRESHAPDTAGVRNGAEPAGPGPDGGTVRIAAHKLDRLTTGADNLLTARLFITQRIRELEEMTARFALWQWNHSQAFNDLYLIRRKVFGEEKAAIPPDLVLPLQRAVEFLEYNREFVTYLQHDLATHLRAMEIDQSALKTSTSEISDLIHDAALLPASSMLTPFSAFVREFSRTSGKSVDLTIEGGEIEVDRRILDALKEPVMHLIRNSIDHGIEDPHIRLTRKKPATGSVRIRVFPRSGSRVGIEVADDGAGIDSSAIRRTAVENGVITEDEDEGLTDSEAIWLIFRSGMTTSRIVTDLSGRGLGLAIVEDTVSRLGGEVTVSSAVGRGTSITFFVPVRMATLRGLLVRSGKQVYVLPMQQVKQVLRIRPGSLVLSRGRPTIRLSGETIEVIQLTDALGIPPSGSHDPGERGATAPTDRESHLQCSRSGRAAHRESHLQCSRSGRAAHRESHLQYSRSGSYDPSRPTPLVIIAYGAGQIGCMVDEVIRVQEIVVRPLGSQLRSVRRIEGAVILGDGSVALVLDPLELIQDAMQADRSAPPPALPGETGRRILVVEDSVTSRVLLQTVLEGAGYQVETAVDGIDAFARLKQHEFDMVVSDVDMPRMNGFTLTEKIRAEGRQLAGLRVALVTSLDSPEDRERGKAVGADAYIVKSSFETGDFLEMIHRLMRRR
- a CDS encoding methyl-accepting chemotaxis protein; translation: MKVGTKILVICLFLAIIPTLMLGIVAYTSSSGVINDQIETLLETQVHDARGWTNDVYKLTRNKVNSDLNVLRENFYARGTPEIIDGKLTLVNDGGDPYVINDNFEIVDQVQSLVGGAATVFQVYDDHAVRVSTNVIGTDGTRAVGTELTQNVYDVVVNQGETYYGSRDLFGKRYVTAYEPIKDSSGTTVGVLFVGTEEEETLDVVKASLRETVIGQNGYMFVIDSNGQLLVHPSLEGENWSDEDFVQEMLENKVGVIRHEIDGTDIIDAYTYFEPLDWHIVSRAELSDFTGPIDTIRNTIIVVVLASIAIGVAIAILFGRSISEPLQQVVLMLKELRNGHLSARLNIKRQDEIGVMAKTMDEFAGDLQTNVVGNLKKIALGEYVQEFPVTDEGDEIRPALALMVQSLDHLHKETLKLTDAARAGDLSIRGDEKAFRGGYRMIIAGFNKTLESITEPVNEAMRLARFYASGDFTARFDEKIPVAGEFVAYRDALNTIGIELSRLMKLISEELYEGVSVLSLASNEILAVTTQLSAASSQTAATVNETSDSVESVRKKTELVNQKTKGVSEKAMRALDVSKDGQKSVREILEGMNQIQRQMDIVRMNVIRLSEQSQAVGEIIATVTDISEQSNLLAVNASIEAAKAGEFGKGFAVVANEIHNLAEQSKKATSNIRVILTDIQQGVSSTAVSTEQGIRSVADAARLTSNAQEAIEVLARSIADTSQEVIEIAASIQTQASGVDQISRAMENIRDAAQKNLETTHKAEKTAGDLHELGDRLKRITQQYRV
- a CDS encoding chemotaxis protein CheW produces the protein MTHLLSFTVEGIACALPLAETRQVVGMVELRPEAGNRRGGAGTMNLHGRTVPVYSLRMLLGLPDRPPLPTDALIIAHPGPDCVALWVDRVKGVQESTVPLPPDGDISSSPGVLVADNGTVLIYDLSAFLAAEENGQLPLPGAVGTGGEEPSCDPGRAGAILAARARAFAQPEEEPPETSFSEILTFRLANQEYAIKTQYIREVFIIREITPVPGVPDFIAGICTVRGEIISIVDLRTLFSIPKHGLTDLNRVIVLTDGTVTFGILADYITDIGIRPTDQFSPVDPGMTPIERRYLLGATDGSVIVLDAAAILADPAMVINETRK
- a CDS encoding DUF4097 family beta strand repeat-containing protein, with the protein product MQGTVYALLALAVLAVLAILPGCVGVPGLESTEEFDRTVTVEPESGVVVINRNGGVNVDVREGESVAVSAVKRSVYGQGELAKVRIEVTEGDPLRIETVHTAFNPQVSVDYTIHLPPTVVLQRVESSNGPIDLSGVLVNGTELRTSNGPVRVDGAPGGDLTAASSNGGIEVRGAEGYVTARTSNAPITVEEAGGIAELRTSNGPISAEIPAVRGDVAVSSSNGAVTLRLAESLDARVVATTSNGRIVASDLPLLLDESSGTRVSGTLGEGGPTITVTTSNGGIELTRL
- a CDS encoding ABC transporter permease; the protein is MAWEFLTVYWREMIRFVRFRTQLFASLLQPALWMAFFGVAMSSNFDRFASAIPVPAGVVPVDYLTFMAAGVIAMTTLFTSLFGGISLLFDKNWGLMREMLASPMPRTHIMLGVSLSGMTKSFIQVTIIMAFGLLLGVRFFPGFSATQIALSVLGIFAFVGVFSLGFLLFSSTISMRLESPEGLQGVITLLTLPLFFVSNALYPIQAFPPLLQALSIYNPLTHLVNGVRYFALGNDFFAVGAHYSSTTTDVLASFAYLVAFAAVMYLLARRTFETAIVT